The following proteins are co-located in the Bacillota bacterium genome:
- a CDS encoding heparinase, with protein MSIPDVLRLVREMGPEWLAWRALYEAELRSGLLSRRFRPQPIERLLARSLGVEPPDLNHYLFEKWEKAGSHFFLDRDLSHYREVVFNPDRVLEVANAALEGRFLFFSRWWGDLGNPPDWLLNPVDGVRYPGDIHWSLIPDLSPELGDVKYVWEASRFPHVYYFVRAYALTGDERYAEGFWNHVDSWVKANPPELGPNWRCGQEIAIRSFAWIFGLYAFRGCRATTPERVALLLKYLWYNAWHIEMNHWYALRCIRNNHSLSEAAGMFTIGTLFPFFKESARWRQKGFNHLVRETMWQVYPDGTYMQHSTNYSRLVVQLFTWCLRVAQLNGLEFPDTLRERLQGLLRFLRSLQDERTGRVPNYGSNDGALVFPLSSCDYLDYRPSLNALGMALDGKRLYEPGPWDEEAEWFCRPEIRRVAGSTGFTSDIPGDSPAVKTEESGTVFPVGGYYVLRGRDSFAMIRCGRYRHRPSQADMLHLDLWYNGYNVLIDPGTYSYNPRRGWVNYFAGTSAHNTVTVDGCDQMKKGSRFVWSNWAQGKVLEFGPRGSTLVFVGEHSGYRPVIHRRFVAQREDAFLIIDDLFGDQGEHEYILHWLVGDLELTPNASGALITLGEDRLLLRAGCTQKAVGTWARGEENPRRGWQAPYYGEMLPAWSYQMLVRAGGSVRFFTFLEPVSGHQEPLPLCPDEVSGILRVWGLGHLGPIGSEALARKPGGPLALQR; from the coding sequence ATGAGTATCCCTGACGTATTGCGTCTAGTTCGAGAAATGGGCCCCGAGTGGCTTGCCTGGCGGGCTCTATATGAAGCTGAGCTTAGAAGTGGACTGCTGTCTAGGCGATTTAGGCCCCAGCCTATTGAGAGGCTGCTTGCCAGGTCACTTGGGGTGGAGCCGCCAGACCTAAACCATTACCTTTTTGAGAAGTGGGAGAAGGCCGGTTCGCACTTTTTCCTTGACCGTGACCTGTCTCATTATAGAGAAGTAGTATTTAATCCAGACAGGGTCCTGGAGGTTGCGAATGCCGCGCTGGAGGGCAGGTTCCTTTTTTTCAGCCGGTGGTGGGGGGACCTAGGTAATCCTCCCGATTGGCTTCTGAATCCTGTGGATGGCGTCCGCTACCCAGGGGATATCCACTGGTCTCTTATCCCGGATCTATCCCCAGAGTTAGGCGACGTCAAATACGTCTGGGAGGCTTCGCGTTTCCCACATGTCTACTACTTTGTGAGGGCCTATGCCCTAACCGGGGACGAGCGTTACGCCGAGGGCTTCTGGAACCATGTTGACTCATGGGTAAAAGCTAATCCGCCGGAACTTGGACCTAACTGGCGGTGCGGGCAGGAGATAGCCATAAGGAGCTTTGCCTGGATCTTTGGCCTCTATGCATTTAGAGGCTGTAGAGCTACGACGCCGGAGCGCGTGGCGTTGCTTCTCAAATACCTCTGGTATAACGCATGGCATATCGAAATGAACCACTGGTATGCCCTGCGCTGCATAAGGAATAACCATTCCCTGAGCGAGGCTGCCGGGATGTTTACCATCGGAACCCTTTTCCCGTTCTTCAAAGAATCGGCGAGGTGGCGGCAAAAGGGGTTCAACCACCTGGTTAGAGAGACGATGTGGCAGGTATACCCTGACGGAACCTATATGCAGCACTCGACGAACTACTCCAGGCTAGTTGTCCAGCTCTTTACTTGGTGTTTGAGAGTTGCTCAGCTCAACGGATTAGAGTTTCCAGACACACTTCGGGAGCGTCTACAAGGGCTTCTCCGTTTTCTGCGGAGTCTCCAGGATGAAAGAACAGGTAGAGTTCCCAATTATGGTTCAAACGACGGGGCGCTCGTTTTTCCCCTTTCATCCTGTGATTACCTGGACTACCGCCCCTCGTTGAATGCTCTTGGAATGGCATTGGACGGCAAGAGGCTCTATGAGCCAGGTCCATGGGATGAGGAGGCGGAATGGTTCTGTAGGCCGGAGATCCGCAGGGTAGCGGGCAGCACAGGATTTACTAGTGATATACCGGGAGACTCACCGGCCGTGAAAACGGAGGAATCGGGTACCGTCTTCCCTGTAGGCGGCTACTATGTTCTCCGGGGGCGGGATTCTTTTGCTATGATACGTTGTGGAAGATACCGGCATCGCCCTTCTCAGGCGGACATGCTTCACCTTGATCTCTGGTACAATGGGTATAATGTCCTCATTGACCCCGGTACCTATTCATACAATCCCCGCAGGGGCTGGGTGAATTATTTCGCAGGTACCTCAGCGCACAATACGGTGACGGTAGATGGCTGTGACCAGATGAAAAAAGGCAGTCGTTTCGTGTGGTCAAACTGGGCGCAGGGGAAGGTTCTGGAATTCGGCCCCAGGGGCTCGACATTGGTTTTCGTTGGGGAGCATAGCGGGTATAGGCCTGTTATCCATAGGAGGTTCGTAGCGCAGAGAGAAGACGCTTTCCTCATTATCGACGACCTCTTCGGAGACCAGGGAGAGCATGAATACATCCTCCATTGGCTTGTAGGAGACCTGGAACTTACGCCGAATGCTTCAGGTGCTCTGATTACGCTGGGGGAAGACAGGCTACTTCTCCGGGCCGGTTGCACCCAGAAGGCAGTCGGTACCTGGGCAAGGGGAGAGGAGAACCCCAGGCGGGGATGGCAGGCCCCTTATTACGGCGAAATGCTTCCGGCATGGTCTTACCAAATGCTGGTGAGAGCCGGGGGGTCTGTGAGGTTTTTCACGTTCCTTGAGCCGGTATCAGGGCATCAAGAGCCGCTGCCTTTATGTCCTGACGAGGTAAGTGGGATTCTGAGGGTATGGGGGTTAGGCCATCTTGGTCCTATCGGTAGCGAAGCGCTTGCCCGTAAGCCCGGTGGACCTTTAGCGTTGCAACGGTGA
- a CDS encoding Gfo/Idh/MocA family oxidoreductase, with the protein MKQVIQDYRHGKLYVDEVPVPLLKDRGAIVRTRCSVVSAGTERAVLEFASQGLVGKARSRPDLVKQVIRKVKSDGLVAAYRASMSRLDVPLALGYSSAGEILELGASVTGFRVGDRVACAGGGYASHAEIVYVPRNLMVKIPEGVSDEDAAFATIGAIALQGIRVADLRLGERVVVIGLGLLGLLAVQLVKAAGCMVLGTDLNADRVRLALELGADSSVITEPETLKEAVMAFTSGRGADAVIITAATRSNAPTELAGEISRLKGRVVAVGDVSMNIPRRIYYPKELEYRISMSYGPGRYDPNYEEKGIDYPYAYVPFTEQRNMETFLQLVKEGKVTPGRLITHRFSILEAEKAYEMIKTGESGKYLGVVFTYPDETPVSRREDLKIGERRNTAEAAVRLGMIGAGNYARLMLLPHLSRIREVELIGVSTSTGISGKHVANKYGFRFCATDNEEILRDKDISAVVIATRHNLHAELTMRALASGKHVFVEKPLATNEEELARLVEVAGNSDKLIMVGFNRRFSPLAVEARRAFAGHTGPLSMVYRVNAGATPPDHWTQDPEEGGGRVIGEVCHFVDLLQFLCGAKPKSVYALAAGKGHSGLPEDNLSITIRFEDGSIGTIAYFSTGDRAIPKEYIEIYGEGKTFIIEDFRRARFASGGDIRVIRGRGQDKGQKTELLAFIEAVLGKRPAPISLEELVYTTLATFRILDSVRERCEVAIGWSLNSSADEAAVIQEGADN; encoded by the coding sequence GTGAAGCAAGTAATCCAGGACTACCGTCATGGCAAACTTTACGTTGACGAAGTCCCTGTTCCACTCCTTAAAGATAGAGGCGCCATTGTCCGCACCCGATGTTCTGTAGTGAGTGCTGGGACCGAGAGGGCTGTGCTTGAGTTTGCTTCTCAGGGGCTTGTGGGGAAGGCCCGGTCGCGCCCCGATCTGGTGAAGCAGGTCATTCGCAAGGTTAAGTCCGATGGGCTGGTGGCGGCGTATAGGGCATCCATGTCGCGGTTGGATGTGCCGCTTGCGCTCGGGTATAGCTCTGCGGGGGAGATCCTGGAGCTTGGGGCTTCGGTTACTGGCTTTAGGGTGGGTGACAGGGTCGCCTGTGCAGGTGGTGGCTATGCCTCCCATGCGGAGATAGTCTATGTGCCCAGGAATTTGATGGTCAAGATCCCCGAAGGGGTATCAGACGAGGATGCGGCTTTTGCAACAATAGGGGCTATCGCCCTCCAGGGGATTAGGGTTGCGGACCTGAGGCTTGGGGAAAGAGTCGTTGTGATCGGTCTTGGGCTTTTGGGTTTGCTGGCGGTACAGCTGGTTAAGGCTGCTGGATGTATGGTTCTAGGGACCGACCTGAATGCGGATAGGGTAAGGTTGGCTCTTGAGCTTGGGGCTGATTCGTCGGTTATTACTGAGCCGGAGACCTTGAAAGAGGCTGTGATGGCCTTTACTTCAGGCCGGGGCGCGGATGCCGTAATCATCACTGCTGCAACCAGGAGCAACGCGCCTACGGAGCTTGCAGGTGAAATCTCCCGCCTTAAGGGTAGGGTCGTTGCTGTCGGAGACGTAAGCATGAATATCCCTCGGAGGATTTATTATCCCAAAGAACTCGAATACAGGATCTCTATGTCTTATGGTCCGGGCCGTTACGATCCCAATTACGAAGAGAAGGGCATCGACTATCCTTACGCCTATGTCCCGTTTACAGAGCAAAGGAATATGGAGACCTTCCTGCAATTGGTCAAGGAAGGCAAGGTAACGCCAGGCCGGCTTATAACCCATCGTTTTTCGATCCTTGAGGCTGAGAAGGCTTATGAGATGATTAAGACTGGGGAGAGCGGGAAATACCTCGGTGTAGTTTTCACCTACCCGGATGAGACTCCAGTGAGCCGTAGAGAGGATCTCAAGATAGGAGAGCGGAGGAACACTGCCGAAGCCGCCGTAAGGCTCGGCATGATAGGTGCAGGGAATTATGCGAGGCTGATGCTTCTTCCCCATCTCTCCAGGATTAGGGAAGTGGAACTTATCGGCGTTTCTACCTCTACGGGTATAAGCGGAAAGCATGTTGCGAATAAGTATGGCTTTAGGTTCTGTGCAACGGATAATGAAGAGATTCTCAGGGACAAGGATATCAGTGCCGTCGTGATCGCCACACGGCATAACCTTCACGCAGAGCTTACGATGCGTGCCCTTGCTTCAGGTAAGCACGTATTTGTGGAGAAACCCCTTGCCACCAATGAAGAGGAACTGGCCCGGCTGGTTGAGGTTGCTGGCAACTCAGACAAGCTCATTATGGTTGGGTTCAACAGGAGATTCTCCCCTCTGGCCGTCGAGGCGAGAAGAGCCTTCGCAGGCCATACGGGACCGCTTTCCATGGTTTACAGGGTTAACGCAGGGGCTACTCCACCTGACCACTGGACCCAGGACCCTGAGGAAGGCGGTGGCCGGGTTATCGGAGAGGTTTGTCATTTCGTCGACCTGCTCCAGTTCCTTTGCGGGGCCAAGCCCAAGTCAGTTTATGCTCTGGCCGCGGGGAAGGGGCATAGCGGATTACCTGAGGATAACCTTAGTATCACGATACGGTTTGAAGATGGATCCATAGGGACAATCGCCTACTTTAGCACCGGGGACAGGGCGATCCCTAAAGAGTATATCGAGATATATGGTGAAGGTAAGACCTTTATCATAGAGGATTTTCGCCGCGCCAGGTTTGCAAGTGGCGGCGATATCAGGGTCATCCGCGGGAGGGGACAGGATAAGGGACAGAAAACCGAACTGCTGGCCTTTATTGAAGCAGTACTCGGCAAGAGGCCTGCACCCATTTCTCTCGAGGAGTTAGTTTATACCACACTTGCCACGTTCCGTATCCTGGACTCGGTTCGAGAAAGATGCGAAGTTGCAATAGGATGGTCTTTGAATTCGAGCGCTGATGAGGCCGCAGTTATCCAGGAAGGGGCAGATAACTGA
- a CDS encoding nucleotide sugar dehydrogenase — protein MKVCVIGLGYIGFPTACVVARAGHDVLGIDVNSDLIDKLNNGGLHIVNENGLAEIAREAFLSRHLRVSRCPEPADVFILAVPTPCWRIPDSVEAAAAKKEVAATVQDSGPAADALGQCRAPGEASNGNLRFGADLTYVEQAARDIAPYLRSGNLVILESTVSPGTTNVLVREVLEAGSGLICGRDFYLAHAPERVLPGRILEEITKNDRIIGGVNEESTERAIAFYRTFVHGDVVGTDATTAELVKLMENTFRDVNIALANEFALICEELGVNVFEAIALANRHPRVKILKPGPGVGGHCIAVDPYFIVEAVPERARLISLARQINSSMPHHVLGLVRDAAQRAREAGAAIEKVAALGASYKPDVGDERESPALEVASLLTAEGYSVSIHDPYVRRFSQTPLTDVLSGADLLVLLTDHQVYRSELTPNGVRKLMRRNFIVDTRGFFDGEWDKVGFDVVRLGVGRLAHT, from the coding sequence ATGAAGGTGTGCGTAATTGGCCTGGGGTACATAGGTTTCCCTACAGCCTGCGTGGTGGCGCGCGCAGGTCACGATGTTCTGGGCATAGACGTAAACTCCGACCTTATAGACAAGCTCAATAACGGTGGACTCCACATCGTGAATGAGAACGGCTTGGCGGAAATCGCTCGTGAGGCCTTCTTATCCCGGCACCTTCGGGTCTCCAGGTGCCCGGAACCTGCAGACGTGTTCATCCTGGCGGTCCCTACGCCCTGCTGGCGCATACCAGACAGCGTCGAAGCTGCAGCAGCAAAGAAGGAGGTAGCGGCGACGGTTCAGGATTCGGGGCCCGCAGCCGACGCCCTGGGGCAGTGCCGCGCGCCGGGAGAGGCAAGCAATGGCAACCTGAGATTCGGTGCCGATCTCACGTATGTCGAGCAGGCGGCGCGCGATATCGCTCCCTATCTCCGTTCGGGGAACCTTGTGATCCTTGAATCGACGGTCTCACCTGGGACTACGAACGTGCTGGTCCGCGAGGTCTTGGAAGCAGGAAGCGGTTTGATTTGCGGACGGGATTTTTATCTCGCCCACGCGCCTGAGCGCGTACTGCCCGGGCGCATACTCGAAGAAATCACCAAGAACGACCGCATCATCGGTGGCGTCAACGAGGAGTCCACCGAACGGGCCATTGCCTTCTACCGGACCTTTGTCCACGGAGACGTGGTTGGTACCGATGCGACCACTGCAGAACTGGTCAAGCTCATGGAAAACACCTTCCGAGACGTCAACATAGCTCTGGCCAACGAGTTTGCGCTCATCTGTGAGGAGCTGGGGGTTAACGTGTTTGAAGCTATTGCGCTGGCAAACCGCCATCCGCGGGTGAAAATCCTGAAGCCCGGTCCTGGGGTCGGCGGTCACTGCATTGCGGTGGACCCGTACTTCATCGTGGAGGCCGTCCCGGAGAGGGCAAGGCTGATCAGTCTTGCGCGGCAAATCAACTCGTCTATGCCGCACCACGTCCTGGGGCTAGTTCGAGACGCAGCCCAGAGAGCGCGCGAAGCTGGCGCCGCTATTGAGAAGGTAGCGGCCCTTGGGGCATCGTATAAACCGGATGTTGGAGACGAGAGGGAGAGCCCGGCACTCGAGGTTGCCAGCCTTTTGACGGCCGAGGGATACAGTGTTTCAATACATGACCCCTACGTCCGGCGGTTTTCCCAGACACCTTTGACCGACGTGTTGAGCGGCGCGGACCTGCTGGTCCTGTTGACAGACCACCAGGTCTACCGGAGCGAACTCACGCCCAACGGTGTCAGGAAGCTGATGCGGCGGAACTTCATCGTGGACACCCGTGGTTTCTTTGATGGTGAATGGGATAAGGTAGGGTTTGACGTAGTTCGGCTGGGAGTGGGGAGGCTGGCCCACACGTAA